From Impatiens glandulifera chromosome 7, dImpGla2.1, whole genome shotgun sequence:
cgtatctataaaagggaccttcggtcattttgtttcattctcacgcgaatctactttctctctctaagctctctaaCTCTTTTGAAGCGGTTCTCTCTCTCACATTCTCAAATTCTTAAACATGGGGCGTGATTCGGCTTTGTTCAGACTctactctcaggtggatttcgaggaaatccggttgaatggtacgaccgaggcgaaggaagttattgaccgggtaatcaaaaccggtctggaatatttcctcggcggtccccatattatatacaaagatgcggtcgaagagttcttcaaaaccgcaaacGTCGCCTAtgacaagatcaccgcgactgtatgcggttcacaaatagagctcaccgaagcattggtggccgagagcctgcatcttccaacaaccggccaggatgcaacagcagaaatagagcaggacacctttgaggcggcttgccacaTTCTATCGGCAACCAATGAGCCGATCAAAACATCGGGGAGTAAACAAATGTTGAAGCCGGAGTTAATCCCGGTGTGTGACATTTTTACAAGGGCGATCctggcgaggggaggaaacctcaacaacctcacaagagacaaaatcaagatgctgatcggtctgatggagggaaaagaggtcaactgggcaagatcggtgttcAGTAACCTaatggacatggtgaaaccggattcaatccggtcgtggggatacgccgtgcccctcggtaagatcttcctccaccTAAATCTcgacatcggtcccggcgttgCTATAGCAGAACGCTGCCTCATCagatcaaggcaattccttGAAAGAACGCAGCCGGcccccagttccacaggtggccaaAAGAAGAAAACCGCCAAAAAAGCTGCCTCAGCCAAAGCAAAGGCCGAAGGGAAAGGCAAAGAAAAGATAACTTTCTCAGAACCACCTCAGcacacagaagatgaggagtgggcttCTGAGAGAACAGACACGGAAAAGACGgaggatgatagaacggtcCTCAATGAAGATGGCTCGGTCCAGAGTCCTAAGGATGCCGCACCAaacaccaaccctgagaccaccgagggtggagaagaggttgataaagaagccgatgatgaaggcgacaacacagagagggaggaggccgaagaagcagaggccgataggataACTGGGAGACTCCTTCAAAGCATCAGAAGAAGAGCCGAGTCGGTTGAAGAACTATACCTGgagtggcacgagcaccggtttgATACACCGTATAGACATatcctaccgggccacacaTATGAGCAATGTATAAACAGActggaggaagtggaggacctgATGATGAACATTACGAACTCCAACACACTCCAAGAGGTACAACACCGAACTTGTCTCTTCTTACCGAAGGTTCAACTTCGGAAACTAAAGACAAAaatccggaaaattacggaagagctcaacaagatggaatcggtggacaccgtagcgccgcgggtgttagcaaggcttgaaaaagccaaaggggaACTAATTCAAGAAGTCGAGCGGCTGGAAGCCATATGCAGCCGAATGCAGGTACCAGTCTATCATGCTCCCAAGATCGAAAGGTTTCCGGCTAACTGCCCAACACCTCCACAGGAGAATGCGGCACCGATAGAATCCAGTGAAAGAGCCGATCAAAATCTCACCGAGCAATCACCTcccccaccaccggaagtcaccgccTCAGACTTcactaaagaatgggttgaagACCGCATTAAAGAGTTCGACGAGACCGCGGTTCAGCCGTTCAAAGATAGATCCGGCAGGATAGTTGATTCGGCCCTAAAATTCACCGACGTCACAAGGAATCTACTGGAAAGACATCAAGAACGGTTCTCAGAACTCGGCAAAGGTTTGTGGGACGTGGCGGTTCAGCAAGATaaatgtgttcagcgaaccACAATTctggaggatgtgacctccGAGTTAAAGAAAGACCTCGACCGACTTGAGAGAGATACCGATCAACGGCTGAATGCGATGAGTGAGGATCTGATCGGCACGACACTTAACtgggtctccgaactcgagaagataAATGGgagtctcgtggccgaagtgaaggcgctttccgaacaaatggccgaaattctaaggGCTAAGgtgaacgcggacgccgcggctgtagcggttgatgctcaagtagctaagagggtccaggatgcgctggatgccgaagtaggaaaagataaagaggcaccgCGCCCAACTCAGCTGACCGAAGCGGAAGAGGAAGCCGCGCGAATTAAAAAGGCTGGAGCCATATTCCCAGGGTTTGCTGAGAAAGTGGCCAATCAAGCTGTGGAGGATGCCGTCCGGTTGGAAAGGGAGGCACGGAGGCTGGAAGGCTACGCAAaggaaaacaagaagaaaaaggcagcCGCCTCCgattcagcaccgaaaaagagaaaaagggaggcccctaagaaagttAAAATAGTCGAGCTGCTCGATGAGGTCACTGACACGGTCGTAACGGGTACATCGCAGCAGGCCGACCAAGTGGAAGaggaagtcgaagaacaactgcggtcccggTCCACTAAACGCCGAACTTCCGAACCGACCGGTcgacagcaaccgaagaagaagagcatATATGACTTtacggactctgaatagggactaccTTTCCTCCTATTGCCTTcgtacttttatatatatattttgtctctttcggttatctatatatataaagttactttttgaaaccggccatcgtttacatttctacttagttttgataattttaaataaaataatcaaaaagggagaaattgataagataaaagataaagactcttccaaaatttttcttaaacatttttcgaaaaattctcccaagtcagtttcaaaaatccggccaaacaaaacaaccggcctacggttgcaaacttacatgattttgataattttaaataaaataatcaaaaagggagaaattgttagataaaataagaccggttcaaataaacctaacttaaataaactttccatgcatgaacaaggaaccgaaccggaaccagctaaaaaaaactaaccggtcaagctaccaaaccgatcaagaacacttggaacgtgaccgcacaaagaaaggatcggccaaagctcaaaaccggaatcatcaaacagccgatcatccacaagacaagaataaccggaagaagtccggttacatcactaccaaaagacattcggctaagtcaaatgaccgaccagtacaagaagacaattcgggtgtCTGTTGAGAaagataccaaaggaacagactgaacacttccatattcatgcaagtctaaggaaagactgtaggctgcagaagacagtactaccggatccttccacttcgggataagacagaaaggaaatcttccaagtacagacaactgtccaacagacagtgcctacatcaagtaaaagacaaatccggcaggtttgtcttacacaccggaagaacagaccgccaggtctaagACAGAacaccaggtctgaggttgaccatcaggtctgaggaaacgaccgcaggtctgaacctctgaaacactgaatcactgcacctctgctcagccaatcagattcaaggaagtgaaatatgaccgttggcatatttcacctataaaaggaggcagttgcagaagagtaaatgtgggataacagtgtgatattgagaCATTAAGAGACGCATTATTGAGATAAcgagcgctaagagcatttactacaagtgataagagtgtgctgttttagaaagcctaagtgttgaaagttaaagtgtgttttacaatttcggtgtaaattgtaagagtgttatcgagcaggaaataagtctcgatcggcttgtacttgtattccttagtgaatatccttctcgcggtttcgagaggaaggggtgacgtaggagttttatctccgaacatccataaaatatgtcttgttatttactttctgccggcttcattatctaactgactaacttaaccacaccgctctaaaccgactctatactaaccataccgaatatccagattaccgaaaccgacccaccatttccaaatcaccatcatccgaaaccggccttgtctatcaaacaagtgtgctgcttcaacctgaaagcaaacctcttccgtgcttgaacctagttcaagggtttgtgacaggttgtgtagtattgaaaccccggtgttaatctctaaccggattaaccaccacccttcgagtgtaaatcgctaaccggtccaacccccggttccccagcggcgatctagatcctaacaacaCGGTATAAGACTATCAGGCTTGATGTGGAGAGGTACACCAACTATTTGAACTAGATAACTACAAGATGCATCCAAtgaacaaaaaaagaaaattatttggaaaagaAAAGTTTATTAAGTGAATTAGTAGGTTTTGGtatattatgtttttgaaaggaggcgtgttttttttttatttgggtaGATGTATGCAATAAATGCAATATTATGAATTTGGGTAGATGTATGTAATGATACCTTTTGTTGTTATATTTGGTAGTACGAAGTTTTAGTATGAAagattgattttaaatttggaTAAATGTATATAATGAATGCagtattttgaatttgagatgTATGGAATGATGTATTTTTCTACTATATAATTTATGatgttattatatgattttttattaatgttatgtatgtatgtttttagtttatttttttactgCTTAGTGAATTAGGGTAACAAAATGATGAGAAaggttttgttttattattttggaatGTTAATAAGAAAAtgtgtaatatatattaattttaaaaaagtaaattacGGTTAATGTCTCTGAAAATGTAAATGTTGtttggttttattatttagaattctacgcaaaaataaatgtataatatatattaattttcaaaacgtGACGTATCAATCATACGTGTCATCTCATCTAAAAGAACACATAACAAGTTGTTGGATGTTTTGTTAACAAGTGACATAGATGAACATTAAGCTCAACTATAGTGGTATGAACAAACAAAATTTAGTTCGGTGATATAcatgatttttttgttataattcgatgataaaattgacattcttcccaataGATAACCCTCACTTATCTAACATAATCATGTCTACTaaacaaagacaaagacaagGAAACCGTTATCATTTTTGAAATCctgatgtatatatatatatatatatatatatatatatatatatatatatacctctGATGTGGTGATCGATGGATAGTAGTGATCTAAGTGTTTcgtttaattaaatcataagaGAAGGTTTAGACCCATAACATCTCAAACGAAGCCTTTGATGTAAGAGATCACCTCAATTGAGAATTTCACCCCTGCCTTAGCGCTGCCTCTAAAAGGAAAATACGTTAAATGTGGAAGAGGGGATCGATCCTGAAACCTAGGTCAAATCTCATAGAAAATCGCTAAAACATTTTGAATAGATTGTCATTCCATTCCTTATTGGTTATTTTTTTCACATAATATTACATTTGTACATATTACGTCGCACAACGCACATCTAGTACTACCTCAAAATTAAGGCGATGTGCCTAAGATTAGAATCAATGCACGTAGAAAGGTGAAGGTGGGTGACGTACCCCTTTTCACccttattatttttgtttggattgtttttatcttttaaatattttttgaagtgtaaaagaatattttaaaacgGCCAAAAGTTTATTTCGACCTAAGCATCGATGACTCTCCTAGCAGAGTTGGCAGAAAAGTTGTAACGTTTGATTAAAGACAAAATCTTAAAACGTTTATTCGACTCGATAATTTTCTCCCATAACTTATCTTTTTTAAATCTCAAATGAAATGAGGGAGATGGGATATGATGTCCCAAAACCATGTCTGACTTGCTATCCCacttgatagaaaaattaagtaagttaattttggaaccgaccagacaaactaaacagaaattaaacttcatgtgcaggtactgaacaaaccggaaccggaaatcgtgcatcaataaccagctgatattacatcaaagaaaccggcttcaagtgatcaaaacaaatgatcacaggaaccggcttcactttctcaagcaaccggttagcaaagaacaaaagaatacacttcaaccggaccataatgcacaaagacacagaaaccggaaagtacagatcaaaagtcagaagattcaaatcccaagagtgacgtactgtgacggaggaaacgtgtctcgaaaggataaaagaagatcggatccgatcagaagcatgggaggaaagcaatgatgccttggtgatccgatgctgacgaccggaagcggatgatcaacacgtgtatcaatctgaaaaccggttatgtcatcatctgctcagagtcacctgcatgaatgccaggtgttgaggaagttgaagcgtgcaagaaatcctcctgcagataggcgtgctaatgatcaaccaatccgcaagagagagaagaaagtagccgttagctactttcagctataaaaggaagatcaaacgtcctCATTAAAAGCAGCAGTGAATACGAGAAATTGAGTAGTTGAAATcgtgaaagtcataaagcattcaattctagagagataaagctctacattctaaagtcggtttgcctaaaaccggaaatccttgtgtgtgattattgtgttgtgttgtattacatcaaagtgtgagtttggtgtaaccggcgagtagcgaagttgggctcgaccggaagtgtaaattgtaactctaaagagttagtggaaatccttctcataacctgagaagaaggggtgacgtaggagggtttgctccgaacatccataaacaaatttccgtgTCTTGTattctttcatttcgctttctTTTCCCGCTATCTTACCAtaaaaccgcaaaccaatcatactttcaaaaccggtcactcactctcGTTATATATCCTCCTtcttaaaacatcatctaaagtcgcaaacgttgcttcaacctgaaatagacacttccgcccttgaacaccggttcaagagtctgtgacaggttgtgcagtgctgagaacggttttagtctttaaccggactatcaccaagtagtgtgtgtgttgtaagcggcctcccttaccgaaaccggaaaacaccccggtcctccaagggcgtccccgatcctaacaagtggtatcagagcgaggttcttagcactcaagcaaccaaaatggtgggaagcatgactcacagcgacaagccgccaatgctaaacagcgaagcatttagcagttggaagaagcagatgtatctacatctgataacgctagatgatgagatgagccgagtcctgaaagaaggaccgatcaagattaacaaggaggaaagccagtggacaagtgaagatcggagaagaagcaacctggacaaccattgcatgaggcacatctataaagccatagacaacaacactttgaacaaaatatcagagtgcgaaaatgcaaaggaagcctgggaaacgatcatccagatccacgagggaaacgaaagaaccaaggaaaataaaatcttggtggctacgcagaagtatgagaacataaggatgaaaccgggagaaaatatgaaagaatttagcaaccggttcaccagcgtagtaagcgagcttcagacactcggaaagaagtatgacaaccgagaagtgataatcaaagctctaagatccttgccaagcacgtgggacatcaagaccatggtgatgagggagtcaagcacccttgggcagatgaagctgcatgatgtatttgaggacttgaaagcctacgagttcgagatcaactctcggatcgaagatgaaacatctacatcaaccgcaacaagagctttagtcacatcggtggaaccggcggctccagtatcaaccgcaccggctccagtcaaaaataccgatcaaataaccgatgatgtgatggcgatgctagcccagaaattcggaaaattcatgaagaagagccagccaccatctaataatgattttaattataactatgtagataaatcaaacaaaagatgctataactgtgatggttttggacatttcaggtcggaatgtagaaaaccaagaagagatgatagaaaaccggaaggaaactatcaagggaataactatcaaggcaaccggtatcagggaaacaattatcaaggaaacaactatcggggaaacaacaataaccaacgaaacgactaccgaagaaatgatgatcaacgtgctgatgaaggaaaggagatccaaaaggctctcattgcatcagacggtggaagtgaatgggcATATTCTGACAATGAAGaaggtgaagagaaagtaacctgcttcatggcaaacgacgaagaggtatttgatttctcttctgatgaatttactaaggaagatctagtttctgcactcaaccaaatggttgctgagttcagaaatatatctgcgtatatgccagcatctgtagaaactaaaaacgaacaaataaatgatgaaaacgatgaaacatataagattaaaacacatgaaccggatgaactattctcggatgatgagaagacagttcaaccgggaatggaaactgatgagcgagcaatgtacgttacggctgcgtgggagagatcacgtcaagcagtaaagcaaatgtgtaattataaacgACACCCgaaatgtagatatggtatcggctatgattcaagtaaacaaaatgaagtaaaacaatctaacgggatgaaactaacgaaaaataatcttccgttcataaaatttgtcaaaagctcacaaacagaaaatgaactaaaaccggaagaaacgcttaagtatgtaggtcccaatgaatctgaaaaatggcttcatcctgagagaaagaaagccaaccggaaaccgaataagaataataaaaaccgacatcaacgaagtccatcaccacataaggcattcttgagcaatgaccaagaagttaagccaaacattatcaaaacaataaccgggaaagtgatccgactcattcaagtctggatcccaaagggactaatcaaccatggacccaactaaatgtgggtaccaaaaagttgtaaataattatttgctacaggttaggaggagcaaccggttgaagaattctgaatggtacttggacagtggatgctcaaggcacatgaccggaaacaaggagctactgaccgacatcaagtacgaaaccggagcattcatcacattcggggataactcaaaaggtaaaaccgtgggcaagggtaagattgtccatggtgaactttccataaataatgtgctattggtagaaaagctaagttttaatttattaagcataagccagatgtgtgatgtgggctataaagtcgaatttcataaaaactcatgcttagtcaaGAATCAGAATGATGAAAccttgttaaccggtaaccggataggaaacatttacaaagtaaactggaaaacagatttcgaaaaacctgtgtgtatgatagccggaaatgatccaaactggctttggcataaacggttaaaccacttgaacttcaaaacgattaactttatctgttccaaggaactagttcatggttttccaaatgttaaattttcaaaagataaagtatgtgctgcatgtcaaatgggaaaacaagtgaaatcatcttttaaaagtaaaggaaactatcaatctgaaagatgtttggaactgctgcatatggacttgttcggtccggttagagtaacaagcttaggaggcatgcattacactatggtagttattgatgactattcaaaatttacttgggttacttttctagcttctaaaaatcaagctgcttcaaacttgattaaactgattttgagaatacaaaatgaaaagtctattcgagtaaacaaaatcagaagtgatagaggaactgaattcattaatagcaatttaactacttttcttgatgattccggtattaggcacgagttgtctagtgccagaactcctcaacaaaacggcctggctgagagaagaaaccgaactctcaaggaagccgcaaggtcaatgatagccgattcgggtatagctcaaaagttttgggctgaagctatcaacactgcttgttatacacaaaatcgatctcttgtgactaaacggttttcgaaaactccttttgaaatttattttgataaaattccaaatgtacggtactttcgaattttcggtagtaaatgctttgttcacaataacggcaagaagtacttgaccgcttttgatgctaaatccgatgagggaataatgttgggatattcagctgtaagtaaagcataccgagtatataatactaggactttaacagttgaagaaaccgcacacgttgttttcgatgaatcggttgagcgaaacactgcattacccttcgaccttcacaacagaatggaaaatttcaatatttattctgatgatgaagacgaggttccggtttttagacgttttgtcaaggaccaagcggttgatgttgaaattcaacctgatcaagctgctttaccgcagaaagttgacgcttcagtttctactgaagaaatcggtcggtctgactctgttcatcCTACCGATCTGTCTAatcttgatcag
This genomic window contains:
- the LOC124909587 gene encoding uncharacterized protein LOC124909587 — protein: MIKSLEETGLQCFLDDKHTIYPESILEFFYHAKVFRGTPHFETHIQSKVGGIVFDFTERDFARCLSLPRHGITDLDIPADVKAEVSIAFSRSDEPVEDHGAKSRLRAEYQLLNDVLGGQKKKTAKKAASAKAKAEGKGKEKITFSEPPQHTEDEEWASERTDTEKTEDDRTVLNEDGSVQSPKDAAPNTNPETTEARLEKAKGELIQEVERLEAICSRMQVPVYHAPKIERFPANCPTPPQENAAPIESSERADQNLTEQSPPPPPEVTASDFTKEWVEDRIKEFDETAVQPFKDRSGRIVDSALKFTDVTRNLLERHQERFSELGKGLWDVAVQQDKCVQRTTILEDVTSELKKDLDRLERDTDQRLNAMSEDLIGTTLNWVSELEKINGRFAEKVANQAVEDAVRLEREARRLEGYAKENKKKKAAASDSAPKKRKREAPKKVKIVELLDEVTDTVVTGTSQQADQVEEEVEEQLRSRSTKRRTSEPTGRQQPKKKSIYDFTDSE